From a single Plasmodium yoelii strain 17X genome assembly, chromosome: 9 genomic region:
- a CDS encoding PIR protein, translating to MSKELCDIINGADNNFVDDPNKPKDHNSMSYYNFYCLDNECDTYDKIVISTFITLLNLFDGISDEDFESDKLAEYAILWLSYRLNQKTESEIITLNNFYTFYIGDNSQYKDNISTNNKINKDIIEKQISSMDIDIKDISNFYDAFKSLCNMYSEFDPAKSTECKTCLETAGELVEKYEKLKNALDIHKGSSYYNLLSSLSNDYKIFENKYNNKCNNYSQFVACPRSSVTKNIIIPIAIIFVAASILLVVSYKYSLFGFRKRSQKQHLREKLKK from the exons atgtctAAGGAATTG TGTGATATAATTAATGGGgctgataataattttgttgaTGATCCGAACAAACCGAAAGATCATAATTCTATGagttattataatttttattgccTTGATAATGAATGTGATACTTATGACAAAATAGTTATTTCTACTTTTATAACATTACTAAATTTATTTGATGGTATTAGTGATGAAGATTTTGAGAGTGATAAACTTGCTGAATATgctattttatggttaagttatagactaaatcaaaaaacaGAAAGTGAAATCATCACattaaacaatttttatactttCTATATAGGAGACAATAGTCAATATAAGGATAATATATCTACTAATAATAAGATTAATAAGGATATTATAGAAAAACAAATAAGCTCGATGGATAtagatattaaagatatatctaatttttatgatgcatttaaatcattatgtaacatgtataGTGAATTTGATCCAGCAAAAAGTACTGAATGCAAGACATGTTTAGAAACTGCTGGAGAATTggttgaaaaatatgaaaaacttaaaaatgcTTTAGATATTCATAAAGGAAGTTCTTATTATAATCTATTGTCtagtttatcaaatgattataaaatttttgaaaataaatataataataaatgtaataattaCTCACAATTTGTAGCTTGTCCACGAAGTTCAGTAacaaaaaacataataattccaattgcaattatatttgttgcagcatcaattttattggtagtttcttataag tattcgttatttggatttcggaaacgatctcaaaaacaacatttaagagaaaagctgaaaaaataa